Genomic window (Desulforapulum autotrophicum HRM2):
CCCTTGACGGCCTTGAGCCGATCATGGAAATCTGCATGAAAAGAGGCAACCTGCCGGTGATGGTTCATACCAATGAGCCAGTGGGCCATAACTATCCGGGAAAGACGCCCGTGACCCTGGAGCAGATTTATGCCCTTGCCCTGCGGTTTCCCGAAAACAACATTATTCTTGCCCACTGGGGGGGGGGTATTCTTTTTTACAATCTCATGAAAAAAGAGACCAAGAATGTGCTTAAAAATATCTGGTACGATACGGCAGCATCCCCGTTCCTGTATGATTCCTCCGTGTACCGGGTGGCCCTTGCTGCAGGTGTCATGGACCAGGTGCTCTTTGGCAGCGACTATCCGTTGCTCAAACCTGCCCGCTACTTTAAAGACCTTGACAGGTCCGGCGTTCTGGATGTTGAAAAAGCGCGTGTGCTCGGCGGAAACGCTGCAAGGCTTTTAAACCTGACTCCGCAATAATGCCAGGGCTGAATTTTCATTACCGCCGCCAGCATCTTATTCGCTGATGTGGCTCTATTCTTACGTCAGATGTCAGTCGATGACCGTTTGCTGAACCAAGAAAGTCGGGGGATTTTCGAACAAGGCAAACCCAAGCCGCAAAAACTCGGTCGCTTTGCTCCCTCAGACAGTTTGCGGCCCATTGGGTTTTCCTTGCCCGAAAATCTGATCCCCTTTGTTTCTCAAT
Coding sequences:
- a CDS encoding amidohydrolase family protein yields the protein MIVDCHTHIFPENICSGREQCCTMEPAFNLLYGSPKSKLVGVETLISTMDEQGVDLSVVFGFPWADPDLVRRNNDYIIESTLKYPDRLRGFACFDLSFEGAAKETERCLDAGLSGVGELAFYLSGIDAAALDGLEPIMEICMKRGNLPVMVHTNEPVGHNYPGKTPVTLEQIYALALRFPENNIILAHWGGGILFYNLMKKETKNVLKNIWYDTAASPFLYDSSVYRVALAAGVMDQVLFGSDYPLLKPARYFKDLDRSGVLDVEKARVLGGNAARLLNLTPQ